Proteins encoded in a region of the Streptomyces sp. PCS3-D2 genome:
- a CDS encoding DegV family protein yields the protein MSRHVAIVTDSTAYLPRPAMARHGITSVPLTVVLGGEALEEGTEISARSLALALQKRRPVTTSRPGPEEFVRAYREAADAGATGVVSLHLSAEFSGTYDAAVLAARTAPVPVRVVDTGMVAMALGFCALAAAEAAEAGGSVDEAVAAAEKRAADMAAYFYVDTLDYLRRGGRIGAAQALLGSALAVKPLLTLDGGRIEMLEKVRTASKAIARLEELAVERAGSAEVDVAVHHLAAPERAEKLAERLRERIPGLVELHVSEVGAVIGAHTGPGLLAAVVSPR from the coding sequence ATGTCCCGCCATGTCGCCATCGTCACCGATTCCACGGCCTACCTGCCCCGTCCGGCCATGGCGCGGCACGGAATCACCTCCGTCCCGCTCACCGTGGTGCTCGGCGGCGAGGCGCTCGAAGAAGGCACCGAGATCTCGGCGCGCAGCCTGGCCCTCGCCTTGCAGAAGCGCCGCCCGGTCACCACCTCCCGCCCCGGCCCGGAGGAGTTCGTACGTGCCTACCGGGAGGCGGCGGACGCCGGGGCGACCGGCGTGGTCAGCCTGCACCTGTCCGCCGAGTTCTCGGGGACCTATGACGCCGCCGTGCTGGCGGCCAGGACCGCACCCGTGCCGGTGCGCGTCGTGGACACCGGCATGGTCGCGATGGCCCTCGGGTTCTGCGCGCTCGCCGCGGCCGAGGCCGCCGAGGCCGGCGGCTCCGTGGACGAGGCCGTGGCGGCCGCCGAGAAGCGGGCGGCGGACATGGCCGCGTACTTCTACGTGGACACCCTCGACTATCTGCGCCGCGGCGGCCGGATCGGGGCCGCGCAGGCGCTCCTCGGCTCGGCCCTGGCGGTGAAGCCGCTGCTGACCCTGGACGGCGGGCGTATCGAGATGCTGGAGAAGGTGCGTACGGCCTCCAAGGCCATCGCCCGTCTGGAGGAGCTGGCCGTCGAGCGCGCCGGCTCCGCGGAGGTGGACGTGGCGGTGCATCACCTGGCGGCACCGGAGCGGGCCGAGAAGCTCGCCGAGCGGCTCCGCGAGCGGATTCCCGGCCTGGTCGAGCTGCACGTCAGCGAGGTCGGCGCGGTGATCGGCGCGCACACCGGACCGGGGCTCCTGGCGGCGGTCGTCTCGCCCCGCTGA